A single genomic interval of Spirosoma taeanense harbors:
- a CDS encoding OmpA family protein, whose amino-acid sequence MNDSFKSVSTKSMAVLLTAGILSGNVLTGCKSGQSMNKTQKGAAVGAGGGAVVGGIIGKKYAKGNTALGAILGATVGGAAGAIIGRRMDKQAEEMKRQMPNATVERVGEGIKITFGSDILFDVDSYQLKPETKRQLTEFAQTLNKYEDTDIRIEGHADATGSDDHNLKLSRERANAVASYLEAQGVKTSRIDEKGYGEAQPVADNSSESGRRQNRRVDIAVFANKQMQRDAKEGKLGDD is encoded by the coding sequence ATGAACGATTCATTCAAATCAGTGAGTACAAAGTCAATGGCAGTTTTGCTGACGGCCGGCATCTTGTCCGGTAATGTACTGACCGGTTGTAAATCAGGCCAGAGTATGAACAAAACCCAGAAAGGCGCTGCCGTTGGAGCCGGTGGCGGAGCCGTAGTGGGGGGTATCATCGGCAAAAAATACGCAAAAGGAAATACCGCCCTGGGTGCTATTCTGGGCGCAACCGTGGGTGGTGCAGCTGGCGCTATCATTGGCCGTCGCATGGACAAGCAGGCTGAGGAAATGAAACGGCAGATGCCAAATGCAACCGTTGAACGGGTTGGCGAAGGAATCAAAATTACGTTCGGCTCAGATATTCTGTTCGATGTCGATTCCTATCAGCTTAAACCAGAGACCAAACGTCAGCTGACGGAGTTTGCTCAAACGCTGAACAAGTACGAAGATACCGACATTCGTATTGAAGGTCATGCCGATGCGACGGGTTCGGATGACCATAATCTGAAGCTGTCGAGAGAACGGGCTAATGCAGTAGCCAGCTATCTGGAAGCACAGGGCGTAAAAACGTCACGCATTGATGAAAAAGGATATGGTGAAGCCCAGCCGGTAGCTGATAATTCTTCGGAGTCAGGCCGCCGTCAGAACCGCCGGGTCGATATTGCCGTATTTGCCAATAAGCAGATGCAACGCGACGCTAAAGAAGGTAAACTAGGGGATGACTAA
- a CDS encoding alpha/beta hydrolase family protein, which translates to MILFKSVFSLFLLVGMLLVAPTGCQQVASSDPTTPAPARTLVNSSLIGEYSTEQLRGRFTGSSSLFQFFIRYGVKAYRLEYNTTNTDGKTIKASGALLVPNVPTAAPLLSMQHGTIGSDSEAPSYFNSGSEAYTFGSVFASQGYIIAAPDYIGYGASKDLPHTYEQREGLATASLDMLRAAREFMSDKNINWDKRLFIAGYSEGGYATMALQKKIEEETSNEFNLVASSCGAGAYDKPAFMQEVVNETTSGIASINRLYIWVLLTYDRIYGLNRPMTYYFKEPYASQVAAQGRNASIGVSLNTAFTDTFKKSVNEGTDAGFLKAVQDNDIHDWKPRTPTRLYHGDADNTVFYLNSQNTYDAMQKRGATNVKLFRLAGRTHATGILDFITGTYDFFGTVQ; encoded by the coding sequence ATGATTTTATTCAAATCTGTTTTTTCGCTGTTTTTGCTGGTTGGTATGTTATTGGTGGCTCCAACGGGTTGCCAGCAGGTTGCCAGTAGCGACCCAACTACGCCTGCACCCGCGCGGACGCTGGTTAACAGTTCGCTGATTGGGGAATATTCAACCGAGCAGTTGCGGGGGCGTTTCACCGGATCAAGTTCGTTGTTTCAATTCTTTATCCGTTATGGTGTTAAGGCGTATCGTCTGGAATACAATACAACTAACACCGACGGCAAAACTATTAAGGCGTCGGGTGCGCTGCTTGTTCCGAATGTGCCGACGGCCGCTCCTCTGCTTAGCATGCAGCACGGCACCATTGGCAGCGACAGTGAAGCCCCGTCTTATTTCAATTCGGGTAGTGAAGCCTATACCTTTGGGTCGGTGTTTGCGTCGCAGGGCTACATCATTGCTGCCCCGGATTACATTGGCTATGGAGCCTCGAAAGATCTTCCGCATACGTACGAGCAGCGTGAGGGGCTGGCGACAGCTTCGCTCGATATGCTGCGGGCTGCCCGTGAGTTCATGAGCGACAAGAATATCAACTGGGACAAGCGGCTGTTCATTGCGGGTTATTCGGAAGGTGGCTACGCGACGATGGCCCTTCAGAAGAAAATAGAGGAAGAAACCAGTAATGAATTTAATCTGGTGGCGTCGAGCTGCGGAGCCGGAGCGTACGACAAGCCGGCATTTATGCAGGAAGTGGTGAACGAAACCACCAGCGGAATCGCCAGCATAAACCGGCTTTATATCTGGGTGCTGCTGACCTATGACCGGATTTACGGTCTGAACCGCCCGATGACGTATTACTTTAAAGAGCCATATGCGTCGCAGGTAGCCGCCCAGGGGCGTAACGCGAGCATCGGCGTTAGCTTAAATACGGCCTTTACGGATACGTTTAAAAAGTCCGTTAATGAGGGTACGGATGCCGGATTTCTGAAGGCTGTTCAGGATAATGACATCCACGACTGGAAGCCGCGTACGCCGACCCGGCTGTACCACGGCGATGCCGACAACACGGTTTTTTATCTCAACTCACAGAATACTTACGATGCGATGCAGAAGCGCGGGGCCACCAACGTAAAACTATTCCGGCTAGCGGGTCGGACTCACGCTACCGGCATCCTGGATTTCATTACCGGCACGTACGACTTCTTCGGAACCGTTCAGTAG
- a CDS encoding sensor histidine kinase, translating into MQNPLPARPSLALPDYLFARRDALLHIWRTACKLDTSLHIGVNLSREEFNDQIPTVLNLFEQQLRGEDQEFDLALTASEHGLHRWHKGYSLRELLAELSHFNQCLAAEITEYKTLYSETDDAVMTKAYELVVKFSSKLSSGSVVQYDELQRNQAAERAEVLRQTLDHITEMTRQRGEFLRMTSHDLRSGLGVIQGAASLLSQPSNTDQEKTSRLQMLRRNLLTVEAMLSELTSLARLEAGQETVSIQTIDVSALLRSIVESTQPMAAERGLTLRADGPSELIVETDSIMIQRIVQNLLMNALKHTHSGLISVSWSSEDNYRWVISVQDTGTGLPDDFATSLTKPLKPTLDSPSVFVKLPPDENKILQPAAPRAVRASSASEGIGLYIVKSLCQLLNASIDIETQTNRGTLFRIRLPSHPDIDKA; encoded by the coding sequence CCGCCCTTCTCTTGCCTTACCCGATTATTTATTTGCCCGGCGGGATGCCCTTCTGCACATCTGGCGGACAGCCTGCAAACTCGATACATCCCTGCACATTGGCGTCAATCTTTCGCGCGAAGAGTTCAACGATCAGATACCCACTGTCCTCAATTTGTTTGAACAGCAGCTGCGCGGTGAAGACCAGGAATTCGACCTGGCCTTAACGGCCAGCGAGCATGGACTGCACCGTTGGCACAAAGGCTATTCATTGCGGGAGCTGCTGGCTGAGCTGAGCCATTTTAACCAGTGCCTGGCCGCTGAGATCACCGAATATAAAACTCTTTATTCAGAGACCGACGATGCCGTAATGACCAAGGCGTATGAACTGGTGGTTAAATTCAGCAGCAAGCTTTCCAGCGGCAGCGTCGTTCAATACGATGAACTCCAGCGGAATCAGGCTGCCGAGCGGGCCGAGGTACTTCGGCAGACATTAGATCATATTACTGAAATGACCCGACAACGGGGCGAGTTTCTGCGGATGACCTCCCACGATCTGCGGAGCGGATTAGGCGTCATACAGGGGGCGGCTTCGCTGCTGAGCCAGCCCAGCAATACCGATCAGGAGAAAACCAGCCGACTCCAGATGCTGCGTCGAAACCTGTTGACGGTTGAGGCCATGCTGAGCGAACTGACTAGTCTGGCACGGCTGGAAGCCGGTCAGGAAACTGTTTCGATTCAGACTATTGACGTAAGTGCGCTGCTCCGTTCAATTGTCGAAAGCACACAGCCCATGGCTGCCGAACGCGGGCTAACCCTGCGCGCCGATGGCCCCAGCGAACTGATTGTCGAAACAGACTCCATCATGATTCAGCGGATTGTTCAGAATCTATTGATGAACGCGCTGAAACATACGCATTCCGGACTTATTTCTGTATCCTGGTCCAGCGAAGACAATTATCGCTGGGTTATCAGTGTTCAGGACACCGGAACGGGGCTACCGGATGACTTTGCCACATCATTGACTAAGCCGCTCAAGCCTACGCTTGATTCACCCAGCGTTTTTGTCAAACTACCACCGGACGAGAACAAAATTCTTCAGCCGGCTGCCCCCCGAGCCGTGCGGGCCTCATCGGCCAGCGAGGGTATTGGTCTTTACATCGTTAAATCGCTTTGTCAATTACTGAACGCTTCCATTGATATTGAAACGCAGACAAACCGCGGAACCCTCTTTCGCATTCGTCTGCCATCTCATCCGGATATAGACAAAGCCTGA